GGGCGCGGCACCCGGCGCGTTTACGGGCATCATCGGCGCGCTCATGGCGCGGCCGGGCGCATCGAACGCTCGCGAAGGCGCATGCGGACGTGCGGGTACAGAATCGTAAACGAAAACGCGGCCGCGAACGCGAACACGACGGCGACGGCGCGCATCGCCTTCGCGCCGGGCGCAATGCCGCGGCTCGCGGCGGCAAGCGCGACGAGAAAACACATCATCCAGCCGGCGAGGCCGGCGTAAAAGACGCGCCACGCCTTTTTCGGAAACTCGGGCTTTTTAAGCCACGCGTCGCGGCGCTCGGCGATGAGGCGCACGGTCAACGCCATCATGAACAGCGTGACGATGCCCGACGCCCAGGCGCCGACCGATTCGTTGAACCGGTGTTCAAACGCGAGCTGCCACGGGCGCAGCATGAAGATGAAAAACCAGTGGAACACGAGAAAGACGAGGCTCTCGGTGCCCCACCATTCCAGAAGACGCGCAACCGGAAATCCTCCTCGATACCAGCGCCGGCAGGCCAGGTGCAAGAACGGCAACAGGCCAAGCGCCATCACGAGGTAGCGCGGGTTCGCCTTGAATAGCAACGCGGCGGGTTTTGTCCCTTCAAGCGGCGGCAGGAAATGACCCGCGACAAATAACGCCAGCGCGAGCGGTATCGCGACAAGCTCCGCGCGCCCGCGCGGGATGCGGTCGATGAGCAATCCATAGCTGAAAAACCCGAGCCACGGGATCGGCCCGAACATCGCCACCGCGTAGCGCAGCCATCCGACGCGCTCGAGCGTGTGTTCGCCGAGCGGCTGCGGCCCGACGATCGCCAACCCTGCCGCAAGCAGCGCGGCGGTGATGATGGCGAGCGAAATCGCGGACGCGCGAATGCGAAGCAGCATGTAAGCGAACAGCGTTCCGACGGCGATCGCCTGGATGATGTCGATGACCACCAGCGTCCCGACGATCATGTTGTACGTCGAGCCCATTAGATAAAGCGCGACGGACGCGCGCACGTAAAAGCGCGTCGCATCGAAATCCGGCGTGCGCGCGGCGGATGCCACGAAGTTCTGCACGTTGATCGCGCTCATGAACATGAACATCGCGGAGAACAGCTCGCCGTAGACGTTGTAATGAAAACGCACCACATCTACCGATGTTTCCGCAAGATTCACGCGCAGCGGATGCCCGACCGTCATCACCACGAGCGCAAGCCCGCGCAGAAAATCGAGCTCGCGGCGGCGCGGCGTTTTCGCGGCGGGCTCCGGCGCGCTTTCGGATGCGGCGTTTTCGGTCACGCGCGAGTTTTACCGGCGAGGCGCGTGCGCATCAATGGGGCGATCGAGTGCGGAGGAAAATCGCAATCGGCGGTACACGGACAGCACAGGGGAGACACAGAGAGCACGGGGTTTTCTAAAATGAAGACAAGACTCCCCGTGTCCTCCGTGGCTTCTCCGTGATCTCAGTGTACCGTCGAATGTTCGGAAACCGGACCGGGTACGGGCATGCGCGCGTCGCGCGCGATCAGTCGCGCAGCAGCGAACGTGCGATGACGAGGCGCTGGATCTCGCTTGTGCCTTCGTAGAGCGTCGTCACCTTGCAGTCGCGATAGTGACGCTCGACGGGATAGTCCGTGCAGTATCCGTAGCCGCCAAAGACCTGCACCGCTTCCTTGCAGACGCGGTTGGCCGCTTCGCTGGCGAAGACCTTGGCCATCGACGCCTCCCGCGTGAAGCGCCCACGTCCCTGCTCCTTGAGCCACGCGGCGCGCAGCGCCAGAAGCTGGGCCGCGTCGAGTTCGGTCGCCATGTCGGCGATCTTGTGCTGGATCGCACCGATTTCGGTGAGCGGCTTGCCGAACGCCTCCCGGGTCGGCGCGTACGCCAGCGCGGCGCGCATCGCCGCGCGACCGATGCCGATCGCCTGGCTTGCCACGCCGATGCGGCCGCCGTCGAGCGATCCCATCGCGACGCGAAACCCGCGCCCCTCATCGAGCACGCGGTTTTGGACCGGCACGCGGCAATTCTCAAAGACAAGCTCGCAGGTGTTGGAGCCGTTCAGCCCCATCTTCTTCTCTTCCTTGCCGACGGTCATGCCGGGCGTGCCGCGCTCGATGAGAAACGCGGAGATGCCGTCCGATCCTTCTCCGCCCGTTCGCGCGAAGACGAGATACACACTCGCCCATGCCGCGCTCGTGATGAACACCTTCTGGCCGTTCAGCACGTACGCGTCGCCATCGCGCTCGGCGCGCGTGCGGATGTTCGTCGCGTCGGAGCCGGCCTGCGCCTCCGTGAGCACGAACGCGCCGACAGGGAATTCGCCGGAAACGAGCATCGGGATGAAGCGCCGTTTTTGTTCGTCCGTTCCGTCACGATTGATCGCTTCGGCGACCATGTTGGTCACGCTCATGACGACGCACAGCGACGCGTCGGCCTCGGCGACTTCCATCTGCGCCAGCGCCTGCGCCACCGCGCCCGCCGCGCCGCCGCCAAATTCCTCCGGAACGCACATGGCGAAAAGACCCATCCCGGCAAGCTGCCGGACGGACTCAATCGGAAATCGCCCGGTGCGATCCACGTCCGCGGCCTTCGGCGCAAGCTCGCCCTGGGCGAAATCGCGCACGGCCTCGCGGATCATCCGTTGTTCATCGGTGAACGCGAAGTCCACGCGCTATCCCTTGAAGAGGTTCGACGCGATGACGAGGCGCTGGATTTCGCTTGTGCCCTCGTAGATCTCGGTGATCTTCGCGTCGCGGTAGAGGCGCTCCATCGGGAATTCGCGGATGTAGCCGTACCCGCCGAAGACCTGGATGCCCTCGCGCACGGCGCGCATCGCCGCCTCCGCCGCGAAGAGCTTGGCCATCGACGCCTGCGTCGTGAACTTCTGGCCCGTGTCTTTCATCCATGCGGCGCGATGCGCGAGCAGGCGCGCGGCGTCGAGCTCGGTCGCCATATCCGCGATCTTCCACTGGATCGCCTGAAAGTTGCTGATCGGCTGCCCGAATGCCTGCCGCTCCTTCGCGTACTTCACCGATTCCTCGAGCGCGCGCCGGCCGATGCCGATCGCCTGGGCCGCGATGCCGATGCGCCCGCCATCGAGCGTGGACAGCGCGACCTTGAAGCCGTCGCCGATCGCGCCGAGGCGATTTTCGTCCGGCACCACGGCGCCGTCGAACACGAGCTCGGTCGTGCTGGAACCGCGGATGCCAAGCTTGTCCTCGATCTTGCCGACCGAAAATCCCGGCGTGCCGGCCTCGACGATGAACGCCGTGATGCCGCGATGGCCCTTCTCGCGATCGGTCTGCGCGAACACGATGGCGACCTTCGCCTCGCGCCCGTTCGTGATGAAATTCTTGGTGCCGGTCAGCGCCCAACCGTCGCCCTTTTTGACGGCAAAGGTGTGCTGGCGGCTCGCATCGGAGCCCGCCTGCGGCTCCGTGAGCGCGAAACAGCCGATCCACTCGCCGGAAGCCATGCGCGAGAGATACTTCTTCTTCTGATCCTCGCTGCCCCATTTGGCGATCGGATCGCACGCGAGCGACGAGTGCGCCGAAAGCACCACGCCCGTCGACGCGCACGCGTACGAAATCTCCTCGACCGCGATCGCGTAGGAAAGATAGTCCATCCCCGCGCCGCCGTAGTCCGGCGAATACGGAATGCCCATCAGGCCAAGGCCGGCCATCCTGGCGATGATCTCTTCCGGATATCGGTGATGCTCGTCGATTTCCGCGGCTTTAGGCAGCACCTCTTTGGCCGCGAAATCGCGCACCATGTCGCGAAGCGCGCCTTGTTCGTCGGTGAGTTCGAAACGCACGGCGGTTATCGATCTTCGAACTTGGCGGGACGTTTTTCGAGAAACGCGGCCATGCCTTCTTGTTTGTCGTGCGTCGAGAAGAGCGTCGCGAACTGGTCGCGCTCCACCGACAGGCCTTCGTCCATCGAGGCGTCCACGCCGCGATTCACGGCATCGAGAATCGACGCGATCGCGATCGCGCCCTTGCCCGCGATTTTCGCGGCCGTCGCCTTCGCGGCGGCGAGCACTTCCGCCGGCGGCAGGACCTTGTTGACGAGCCCCAGGCGATACGCCTCGTCCGCGCCGATCATATCGCCCGTCAGCATCAGTTCCTTGGCGCGCGCGCGGCCGATAAGACGCGGCAGGCGCTGCGTTCCGCCGAATCCAGGGATGATGCCGAGGTTGATCTCCGGCTGCCCGAACTTCGCCTTCTCCGACGCGTAGACGAAATCGCACGCCATCGCGAGCTCTGTGCCGCCACCGAGCGCGAATCCGTTGACCGCGGCGATAAACGGCTTTGGCGAGTTTTCGATTGCCGAAAAAACGGCCTGCCCGCCCCTGGCGAACTTGAGCCCCGCGCCGGGGTCGAGGTTCAGCATCTCGGAGATGTCCGCGCCGGCGACAAACGCCTTTTCGCCCGCGCCGGTCACAACGACGGCCTTCACGTTCTTGTCGTCCTCGATCTCCTTGACCACGTGCCCGAGTTCCTCGATCACCCTCGAGTTCAGCGCGTTCAGCTTGTCGGGCCGGTTGATCGTCACGGTCGCGACGCGGCCGTCCACCTCGTACAACAGCGTTTCGAAATTCATTTCATACTCCCCGTCATGAGATTCAAAGAAATGGACCGGGAGCCCCGACCCTTGGGACCGCGGGCGGCTCGCCCGCTTCGATCGCGCCCTGGAAAGGCGCTCCTACAATGCCGTGACCACGCGCACTCGCGCCAGCCAATTCTTCCCTTCGCGCTCTTTGCGTTTTCTTCGCGCCTTCGCGGTGAAAATCAAATTCTCTCCACCACCAGCGCGAAGCCCTCGCCGCCGCCGATGCATAGCGTCGCGAGACCGTATCGCGCGCCGCGGTCCTTCATCGCGTATAAAAGCGTCGTCAGGATGCGCGCACCGGACGCGCCGATCGGATGCCCGATCGCCACGGCGCCGCCGTTCACGTCCACCTTCGTCGGGTCGAGTCCGAGCTCGTCCATCGTCGCGAGCGACACGACCGAAAACGCCTGATTGATCTCCCACAGGTCGATCTGCTCCTTCGACACGTCCGCCTTGGCAAGCGCGTTTTTGATCGCGTCGATGGGCGCGAGCGTGAAGCGTTCCGGCTCGCGCGCCGCCGTCGCCTGCGCGACGATGCGGGCTAGCGGTTTCCATCCTTTCGATTTCGCGTACTCCGCGTCGGCGACCACGAGCGCCGCCGCGCCGTCGTTCAGGCTCGACGCGTTCGCCGCCGTCACAACGCCGTCCTTCGTGAACGCCGGTTTTAGGGACGGGATCTTGTCAAACATCACGCGGCCCGGCTCTTCGTCCGTATCGACAACCGTCGTTCCCTTCTTGCCCGCGATTTCCACCGGAACGATCTCGTCCTTGAACTTACCGGACTCGATCGCCGCGATCGCGCGCTTGTAACTTTCG
The nucleotide sequence above comes from bacterium. Encoded proteins:
- a CDS encoding acyl-CoA dehydrogenase family protein, coding for MDFAFTDEQRMIREAVRDFAQGELAPKAADVDRTGRFPIESVRQLAGMGLFAMCVPEEFGGGAAGAVAQALAQMEVAEADASLCVVMSVTNMVAEAINRDGTDEQKRRFIPMLVSGEFPVGAFVLTEAQAGSDATNIRTRAERDGDAYVLNGQKVFITSAAWASVYLVFARTGGEGSDGISAFLIERGTPGMTVGKEEKKMGLNGSNTCELVFENCRVPVQNRVLDEGRGFRVAMGSLDGGRIGVASQAIGIGRAAMRAALAYAPTREAFGKPLTEIGAIQHKIADMATELDAAQLLALRAAWLKEQGRGRFTREASMAKVFASEAANRVCKEAVQVFGGYGYCTDYPVERHYRDCKVTTLYEGTSEIQRLVIARSLLRD
- a CDS encoding acetyl-CoA C-acetyltransferase encodes the protein MSKEVWIVGAARTPVGSFNGALASVPAPKLGAIAIKEALSRAGVAPDEVSEVIMGCVLPAALGQAPARQAGIFAGLPKNVGAMTINKVCGSGLKAVGLAAQAIIAGDAKVVVAGGMENMSAAPHALKGSREGQRMGDWKLVDTMILDGLWDAYGDAHMGKFADETAAERGITREKLDAFATESYKRAIAAIESGKFKDEIVPVEIAGKKGTTVVDTDEEPGRVMFDKIPSLKPAFTKDGVVTAANASSLNDGAAALVVADAEYAKSKGWKPLARIVAQATAAREPERFTLAPIDAIKNALAKADVSKEQIDLWEINQAFSVVSLATMDELGLDPTKVDVNGGAVAIGHPIGASGARILTTLLYAMKDRGARYGLATLCIGGGEGFALVVERI
- a CDS encoding acyl-CoA dehydrogenase, translated to MRFELTDEQGALRDMVRDFAAKEVLPKAAEIDEHHRYPEEIIARMAGLGLMGIPYSPDYGGAGMDYLSYAIAVEEISYACASTGVVLSAHSSLACDPIAKWGSEDQKKKYLSRMASGEWIGCFALTEPQAGSDASRQHTFAVKKGDGWALTGTKNFITNGREAKVAIVFAQTDREKGHRGITAFIVEAGTPGFSVGKIEDKLGIRGSSTTELVFDGAVVPDENRLGAIGDGFKVALSTLDGGRIGIAAQAIGIGRRALEESVKYAKERQAFGQPISNFQAIQWKIADMATELDAARLLAHRAAWMKDTGQKFTTQASMAKLFAAEAAMRAVREGIQVFGGYGYIREFPMERLYRDAKITEIYEGTSEIQRLVIASNLFKG
- a CDS encoding acyltransferase → MTENAASESAPEPAAKTPRRRELDFLRGLALVVMTVGHPLRVNLAETSVDVVRFHYNVYGELFSAMFMFMSAINVQNFVASAARTPDFDATRFYVRASVALYLMGSTYNMIVGTLVVIDIIQAIAVGTLFAYMLLRIRASAISLAIITAALLAAGLAIVGPQPLGEHTLERVGWLRYAVAMFGPIPWLGFFSYGLLIDRIPRGRAELVAIPLALALFVAGHFLPPLEGTKPAALLFKANPRYLVMALGLLPFLHLACRRWYRGGFPVARLLEWWGTESLVFLVFHWFFIFMLRPWQLAFEHRFNESVGAWASGIVTLFMMALTVRLIAERRDAWLKKPEFPKKAWRVFYAGLAGWMMCFLVALAAASRGIAPGAKAMRAVAVVFAFAAAFSFTILYPHVRMRLRERSMRPAAP
- a CDS encoding enoyl-CoA hydratase/isomerase family protein; the encoded protein is MNFETLLYEVDGRVATVTINRPDKLNALNSRVIEELGHVVKEIEDDKNVKAVVVTGAGEKAFVAGADISEMLNLDPGAGLKFARGGQAVFSAIENSPKPFIAAVNGFALGGGTELAMACDFVYASEKAKFGQPEINLGIIPGFGGTQRLPRLIGRARAKELMLTGDMIGADEAYRLGLVNKVLPPAEVLAAAKATAAKIAGKGAIAIASILDAVNRGVDASMDEGLSVERDQFATLFSTHDKQEGMAAFLEKRPAKFEDR